The genomic segment GCGAAGTACCTGGAGCAATGCTTGACGCCGTCACGGCCGACACCGAGCTGGTGACCGTCAGCATTGGCGGCAACGACGGTGGGGCATCGAGCGGCATCGTCGTCTCATGCTTGTTCTACGAATATGACGCCGCGAAGTGCGCAAAGTTCCTTGACACCAAGCTCGACAAGATCTTGAAGAAGACAGTCAAGCGATTGGCATCCGCCCTGGAGAGCATCAAAACCAAGGCACCAAACGCGCGCGTCATCCTGATCGGCTACCTGCCAGTCATGCCTGAGGACGGCGGCTGCGTCATGCCAGACCTTGATCCGGCGCGCATCGCCCCTACGCGCTCTGGACTGATGGCGATCAACCAGGCATTCAAGAAGGCCGCCGACAGCGCCGACGTCGACTTCATTTCCTTAGTCGATCGGGGCGCCGACCACATTTCGTGCGACGGCGACAAGGCGTGGGTCACCGGCATGGAGGGCGAACCGGGCAACGGCGCACTTCTCCACCCCAACAAGAGGGGAATGCGCGCCGTGGCGAACATCCTGGCGGCGTAC from the Aeromicrobium panaciterrae genome contains:
- a CDS encoding SGNH/GDSL hydrolase family protein; the protein is MARRLLLMLAMAGLVATAACASNEPTPRVDKPHGAFRTYVAIGDSSTAGPGIHPVDRSSGACSRAKKNYPALLAKALKIPSVRDVSCSGALTKDITEARPIVSEVPGAMLDAVTADTELVTVSIGGNDGGASSGIVVSCLFYEYDAAKCAKFLDTKLDKILKKTVKRLASALESIKTKAPNARVILIGYLPVMPEDGGCVMPDLDPARIAPTRSGLMAINQAFKKAADSADVDFISLVDRGADHISCDGDKAWVTGMEGEPGNGALLHPNKRGMRAVANILAAYLEK